The DNA region AGAAATTATGCTGAATATTATAAAGTACATCACTATTAGTTTCATGATTTAAGTTTTAAGTTAATTATTGCAACGATCCTGTAAAGGTGAAATCGGGATGTTCTATGCTCTTAAATTGTCCTAATACCTGTCCTGTTGCCGGATCTGCAAAATAATCGATAGTAAACGTATCTACATTAATGCGGTCTCTAAGCAATGTATTTAAAGCCGCTTGAAGTGCTGCTGAATTTCCACTGGCCGGAAGTGCAGTAAATTTATATATACCATTTGCGGTTTTAGTGTAAGTGTAAGGATAAGGCAACTGAAGCGTATTAGCGCCGTAAGTAGTAAGTACTACCAGGTTAATGGTTTTGGCTGCCCCGTTAAATACAAAAACTATCCGATCAAGAACCAAAGGTACTCCTCCAAGTGAAAACCTGCCTACTTCAGTTGCTGCTGTAGCCCTTCTGGTGACGAAATTAGCACTCCATCCACCATAAGTTGTTGCTTTAGGTACAATCACATTGACATAATTAGTACCCAGAACCAGATGTAAAGGCATAATAGGCACACCAGAAACCAGAACTTCTATCTTGGTCCCTGTGGAGGTAACCAGGTACAACTTACTATTTGCATTGTCCCAATTTACCGCAACAATAGTAAGTCCGTTGTATGCTAGAGGCGAAGTGAGCTTTAAACCGGTTTTGGTATCATAAATAAATTTCGCGCTTTCACTTTTAACTACGCCACTCTGTAAGGAGGTCAAAGAAATTGTTCTGGTTTGAACATCTGCGTTAACAGAGACCTGAATACGATTGGTATTGTCGTTTGGATCAGGAATATATAAGTAAGGATGTTCATCCGTGTAGGTATTCAGGTTAGTAACCACACTGGTATAAAAAGCTTTGTCAGCTGCAGTTGCTTTAACCAATACAAGCTCCGCCAGTCTCTTCTTACCAATGAGTTTTATCGTATCTCCAACCTGTTCCCTGATTTCAAATTCAAAATCAGAACCATAGCCTTCCGCATATACCCCGTCAAATGAGTCAGGATTTGGATCCTGTAATAAATGTAAGGTGCTATAAGTATCAAAAATAAGAGAGGGAGCCATTACGTATTTAAGTCTATAGGTGCTCTCTGCGGCGTCAGGAGCGTAATCTGCCCACATCTTTACCCTGCTGGATTCACCAAATTCCATATAAAAGCTATAATCACCCTCAATAAGGTTAGTCTTGATACGGGCAACCCAACCCTGTGGGCTACCAACCAGTTCCTTACTGTACTTCTCCATTGTTTCGGCTACCCGTTCTTCGGGCCTTTTGCCATCGATCAGCTCTTGCTGATCCTTTTTACAGGCCTGCATTATTAATAATGCAAAAAGGCCTAGTATAAATATTTTTTTCATGTGTAATTTCATTTACAGTTTACGACAAGTCTATCTTTGTATATTACCATAAAAACCCAATTGGCTATTTGAAGTGTCAAAAAATCCTAGCAGGGAACTTCTGGAACCTGGCACTAAACTTTCTATCCAGTTTACCCTGAAAGTCTTTGTGGTAAGATAATCCAACAAAGGCTTCATTGGTACTTGAAGAAATGTCCCATTTGAATACTGAGCTGTTGTGCCTTGTGCTGCCCTTGCTAATTTAATGGTCCCTGACGCTCCTGTAGTAATTGTAGCTGTCATATTATACCAATAAGCATAAGCGCCATCTGAAAATTTAAGGATCATGTCTGTCCTGTTCACTGCTGGATTCGTAAATACCAGTTCAAATGTTGGGAATACCGGCGAGGCATATGCAGGAGCACTTGCTGCTGCAATAGATGCATTATATGCTGTAACAAACTCCGAACCCTGGCTCGCTGCATTTTTATCAACAGTAAAACCTTTGAAAGAGCCTTGCGATAAACGGGTAGGAACAGGAACGATTGTAGCTGGGGCATACGTTTCGATTGCAGTCCTTACTTTTGCCTGTAATTTCCTGAAATCAAGTCCATGCGCAGCCTTAAAATAGTCTACCACTACCTGTTCTTTTTTTCTCAGTTTTGTAATGGCCGTAGGATCTGTTGCTGTATTTACATAAGCATCAAACTGATCCTGCCCGGCTACCAGCAAAGTAGCAATCATCTCTGCAAAGTCTTCATCTTTATTATTGCGGGCATAACGGGTAACAAAACCTAAGCTCTTTGCAGTTGCCGCCGAATTACCAGAGCCTACCCAAGATGAGCCCACGTAGTTTGAAGATATCTCTTCATAGCCCGGAGGAACCGGAACATTCTGGTGAAGGATATGTGCAAACTCATGGTGCATGGTATGAAAGGCGGCAGGCCTTTCTGGGGTGCCCATTACACTTATTACATTATTTCTATCGTAATCATTTACCTCGTACAGATTAATCTGCCTTCCCGCATCAGCTGTACCTAGCGTAATTTGATTGTCAGAATACTCTCCGGTACCAAAAAGTGCTATCTCTTTAGGGAGAATTGGCAAAAGAAATGCTTTACTGGAAACATCCAGATAAGGCTGGATAAAGATCTGCTGCACCCCCTCCATAATCGGTTGAACTTTCTCTTCCTTTACAGGAGCGATTTCCTTGTCTATACTGGCTTGAAAGCGGTCAAACCGGTACAGGATTTCCATGTTATATGGATTTAAAAAATTATCTTCCAGCCATTTGTCCAATGTACCTTTTGCATAGGTATCCAGGTTTGACTTGGTGATGTCAACATTCAGTGCACCTTCCTTTTTGCAGGATACAGCGACCGTTAACAACAACATCAGGTATAAAAAAATCTTTTTCATAATCTTTATGTTTATCTAGGATTAAGTGCCAATCCTGCTTTTTGTGCAGGTATCGGTAATTGGAAAACACGGCGTGGATCGCCTGGCTTCAGTTCGACAGTTGTACTTGCACCGTTGGCATCCAGCTTGTTGTGCTTTACAGTCAGATCATGCCTCAGGATATCAAACCAGCGCAAACCTTCTGTTATAAATTCAGCTCTTTTGAGATCTAGAATGGTTTTAATAAGACCTGCTTTAGGATCTGTAATACCATAATAAGCGGCAATTTTTGCCAGTGTAACCCCATGAGCAGATGCACTATAATTGCTGATCCTTGTGCTTAAGAAAGTATTGATGTCCTGTAAAGCCAAGTCAGACTGACCAGATGAAGCATAAGCTTCGGCCCTGTTCATGATTAATTCATCAGCAGTAAGCAGAGGTACCATAACATAGGGTTGCCCAAATCCTGATCCAATTTTGCTCTCGAAGAAAAGCTCATCAAATTTGTTGCTTGACCAATATGGTTCTACATAAGGGGTAGCCTTGTAAGCATAGTTACCCCCAGAAACATTAGGGCCAAATAAAACCGTATTTGTAATAATCCTACCTAGACCATAACGGATATAGAAATGCCTGCCCCAACCGGAATTTGCTTCACCAAGGAGTAGATTTGAATTTTCTGATGACTTGGTAAATTGCGTTTCCAATGCACTTGCTATCATAGCGGCATAAGTGCTGTTCCAAGGCCTTAGCATGGTTTTTGCCTGATCGGGTGTAAGTAATACTTTGTTAGTGTACTCAATTACCTTGGGAAGGTCGCCTTTAAACAAATAGAACCGTGCTGCAAAAGCATTGGCTGAATTCTGGCTGAAATGATACTTTGGTGCCGTTTTGTAAACCGAATTATTGATCAATGGCAGGCCTTCGGTCAGGTCCTTTTCAATTTTTGTATAAACTTCGGCAACTGTACCTCTTTTGTATTGAGGGGAAACAGTAACCTCAGGATCTGTTACAAAAGGCACTCCAGGATCACTATTGGCCTGACCTGGTTTGTAAATATTGGCATATAAACTTACCAGCATGAAATGAGCGTATGCCCTGGCCAACAGCGCCTCTCCTTTATACGGGAGCAGATCTGTCTGCTCAGGATGGGCATTAATATATTGTAAAGCTGTATTTGCAGAAGCAATGGCTAAATAGGTTTCATTCCAGTAAGTATCTGTTGAACCGGCTACCTCACCTCCGTTCTCAAAGTCTTCCCACAGGTAGGCTTTGGTCCAAGCTTGTTCGGACGATACACTAAGGTAATCTACGCGAGGGCCTTTATCCTCAGCATTGTCTGATGCGTTCTCTGTGAACGACAGGTATTCTGCTTTAGGATAGGCCGATACCAATAGTTGTGCAACTTTTTCTTTTGAATTTAACTGGGTTCTTAGATCCGGACTTTTTTCCAGAAACTTTTTACATCCGGAGGCCGAAAAGACCATCAGGACAGCCAGTAAATAAATATATCTTTTTGCTTTCATCTTCTATATTATTAAAATCCAACCTTCAACGACAAAGTGTACTGACGTGGAATTGGCATCGCCACACCACCAGTGCCAAAAAATTCAGGGTCCTGGCCGTTTAAGCGCTTATCGGAATAAATTAACCAAACGTTGTTTCCTACCAGCCCCACAGAAGCATTGGTAGCCCCTATGGCTGAAGCCCATACCTTAGGCAACTGATAAAAAAGCATCACCTGTTTTAACCTGGCAAAACCTCCATCGGCTACACGAACAGTGGAATAGTTGTAGGCATTATAAGGTTTCTCGGTACTTCCAAAATTACCCACAACAAATTTATCTGCAATTGAAGGCACATTGGTAAACAGCTCATCACCAGGTTTGGTCCATCGGTTTAGAAAATCTTTCGATGTTGCAGTAAGGTCAGAATAGGTATCGCTGAAATTCGGGTTTAACCTGACTTTGTTCCCTGCACTAAAAGTTACCAGGGCAGACAAGGTAAAGTCTTTGTAAATGAATTTATTGGAAAAACCGCCTGTAAATTTAGGATCCACCTGTCCTTCATATTTCAGGTACTGCAAATTATTGCTCTGGAAATAAACCTCTTTGGAATTCCTATTGCCGTTTTCATCAATAAAGGTTGGTACACCGGTATTGTGGTCAAGCCCGTCAAATACGATAGAAAACAAGGCGCTTTGCGGATAGCCCAGTCTGGCGCCACCTGTTGGGGTAACCAGTTTAAAAATATCCGGATCATAGTCTAGCCTGGTGATTTCTCCTTTGTGGTAACCAAAATTTAAATTGGTGTTCCATTTGAACTGGGTATTGTTGATCACCTTGGCATTCAAGGTAAGCTCAATACCCTTGGATTTCATATCTGCATAGTTGGCATTTTTCAGGCCTTCGCCACCAATACCTGCAGTTGGGAACAAGCCGATCAGGTCAAATCCATTTCGTCTGTAAAGATCAATAGAAAGTGAAAACCTATCCTTTAAAAACCCAAGGTCGAAACCAAGGTTGGTATCATAGGTCTTCTCCCAGGTAAGCTCTGAATTTTCCAGACCATCAATGTAGATGGAAGTCTCCTTATCTACATCATCCTTTCTTCTGGCCGTCTGGTTCCTCAGGATCATGCTTGAGTTCTTTGCATTGGCGGTACTGGCAGTTAAACCATAAGTTGCCCTTATTGTAGCCCTGCTCAGGATATTCTGTTTCTTGAAGAAATCTTCTTCATGCATATTCCAGGCTCCTGATACGTTCCAGGTTGGCAGCCATCTTGCAGTTGGCGATTCACCCAACAGGTTAGAGCCATCGTAACGTCCGGTTGCATTGAAACTGTATTTTCCTTTGTAGGAATAGGCTGCTTTAACCGCATATGAAAGGAAACGCTCGTAGCCCCTGCCCATTCCGTAAGGATAAGAGTTGGCCTCAATGGCTTGCTTATAGTAGTCGGAATTGATAAATGGTATTCCTCCGTTATCAAACTGATAACCAATTCCGTTGCTGAAACGGTCTTGCCTGTCATTAGCCCGCATCTCTACCACACCCAGAACGTTGAAGAGGTGGTCTTTATTGAATATCTTGTCGTACTCTATGTCATGACGCATGAAGTAATTTACAAGACCATTTGAGGTTACATTATAGAAACCACCTTCGGGCAGTACAATGCTTGGCAATGAGCCTGGTTTGGATGGATCCCTGTATAAGAATTTGTTGTTTTCAATTACGTTACTGTTGCCATAGGCACGGTATGCATTTGCTGCATTGGAATATTCGGTAATGCTATGCTCCCTGTCTGACTTTACATACCTGTAGGCTCCGGTAAATGAATATTTAAGCCCGTCAAGGATTTTATATTTTAAGCCCCCCTGAATTTTCAGGTCTATCAATGTAGTTTGTATGCTGTTGTTCTCTAACTCCTGCAGGATGTTAAAAGGCGCATAGTTCTGGGTAAAAAACTCGCGGTTGCCATTTTGGTCGTAAGGGGTAAGGGTTCTGCTGGCCCTTAATGCATAGTTGAAAGGGTTGATGTCAAAGTCCCTGTCAACCTGCCCTAAAACCTCATTATCTTCCTTGTTCACAGTTCCGGGGCTACGTTGGTCACGAATTGATCCCTGGGTTAAAATTTCGATCTGCAAACGATCGGTGATGTCGAAATTTCCACGCATGTTCCCTGTAAAACGCTTTACGCCGTCGCCTACCGTCCAGCCATTGTCATGCAAAAAGCTGGTTGATGCATAAAACTTGGATTTTGCTGTTCCTGCTGTGATGCTTAAAGAGTGATCCTGCATCAAAGAATTGCGAAAAAGCTGATCAAACCAATCGGTATTGGCATTGGCATAACGGTTCAGGAACTGCAACCTGCTTGGCGCATCATTTCTTAAAGCAAACTGGTCTGTAGCCGGATTGTAATCATACATCAGATCGTACATTTTACGATATACGCCACCATTTGCTGCTTTGGATACATCCGAATGTCTTAGCCAACCTTTGTTTTCCATATCTAAATAAACCTGCATCTGATCGGCAGAGTTCATGATATCGAACTGGTTGTAATTTGGTTTCAGATACGTGGTAAAGTTTCCTGAATAAGATATGGCAGGCTTGCCTTCTGTATTTCTACCTTTTTTTGTGGTTACTACCACTACCCCGTTCATCGCCCTTGCACCATACATCGCAGTAGCAGCAGCATCACGCAGGATCTCAAAACTCTCAATATCATCGGGGTTTAATCCTGCAACTGATGAGCCGATCAATGTGGCAGCATCACCGCTGGACAGCTGCTCGTTAGAGATGTTAACCAGATCTTCGAGCATGATACCGTCTATTACCCACAGGGGCTTATTGTCGCCATTTAACGAAGAGGCACCACGTATACGGATTTTAGGTGCGGCACCAAAAGTACCGGAAACGTTCTGTACAGAAACTCCTGCTACCTGGCCCTCCAGCATCCTGCTGACATCCTGAATACCGCTTCTTTGGGCATCTACCGCTTTAAGCTTGGTTGCTGATCCGGTAAAGAGCTTTCTGTTCAGTTCCTGATAACCTGTAACCACCACTTCAGACAGCGCTTTGGTGTCCTGGCGCAAACGAACATTTACGGTATTCTTGCCGTTGGTAGAAACCTCCTGGGTGGTATATCCGATCATGGTTATGACCAGGATATCCCCATCATTAACTGAAATGGAAAACTCTCCATTGCCATTGGTAGAGGTAGATTTTACTGAGCCTTTAACTTTAATTGATACCCCTGGTAAGGGCTGTCCGTCTTCATCGGCTACAATTTTACCATTAATTGTTCTTTCGGCAACAGCATCCTTTACTTTAACGATGATGTTTTTATCTTCAATAGAGAAAGTAAGACGTTTTAAGCTGAATACGTTTTTAAGCACCTCAGATAGGTCCTTGCTTTTTACCTGAACGTTCACGGTTCCTGCACGTTCAATAACCTCATTATTGTAAATGAAGTCATAACCGGTTTGCCGGCGTATTTCTTTAAATAGTTCTTTTAAACTGGCATCCCGCTTGGAGATACTGACTTTCTGGGCAAAACCGGATGCAGCTGCCTGGAAGGTCAACGCCAGGATAATAATAGCGGTTAATTTCATCGTCAGAAAGAGCTTTTTTATAGCAATGGCTGTGCTTTCCCGGCATGTACCGGAAAAGAAGCGCACAATAGCGCGCGTTATTGAATGTGGATAATCATTCATATATTTGAAATGTAGGGTTTAGGTCTTAGTTGATTTCACGATTAAATAAAGGGTAACCCTATGGGCCTGTTGTAAGCAGGATTTTTAGCCTTTCCGGACTGCAATCCGGGAAGGTTATTTTAGGCTAACCTTTAGGATGGGCTTAAGTATTTATCTGGTCATGGTTACCTCCTTTTGCTAGTTTTCACAATAATTTGTTTATCGCCAATCTCGAAATTCACCCCTCCGGCTTCTTCTATCAGTTCCAGTATTTTCGAGACATTATTACTTCTTGACACCATTCCGGTGAAATAGATATCAGGTTTAACGCCCTGATATACTACATCTACATTGTACCACCTTCTGATCTGTCTCATTACCTGGTCTATAGGTGTATTGTCGAACTGGAACAACCCGTTCTTCCAGTCTATGGCTTCGTCAATATCGATATCCCTTAGAATGATCCGGTTGGTGCCTGTTTTTATCAATGCCTGCTGCCCCGGAGATAAAACCCGGGAATCGTTACCCAGGTCAACACGCACAGAGCCTTCGGCCAGGGAGATCTGCGTTTGCCCCTCGCTGGCGTACGACATGATATTGAAATGTGTGCCCAATACCCTCACCTCGGCAGCTCCCGCTTTAACTGTAAAAGGATGCTGTTTATCTTTGGCAACCTCAAAATAAGCTTCACCTACAACAGTAACATTTCTTTCTGCTCCGGTAAAAACAGAGGGATAAGAAATAGAAGACTCTGCATTTAACCAGACTTTACTCCGGTCTGGTAAAACCAGCATATATTGCCCCCCGCTTGGGGTAATCAGGGTGTTGATGCGCGGCTCATCTGCAACTCCGGCAGTTGCCGTGGATTGTTCGCTTGCATCATAAATTAACATCCCGTCTTTGGTTTTACTGATCTTTGTATTGCCTTCGCTTGCCAGCAAGCCTGTAGCATGCCCGTCCAGTACAATTTCAGTACCGTTTGCCAGCTTTAGCACAGCCCTGTTGCCACCCGGGGCGATATCCTTTTTTACGCTGGCCGTGGGTAAGCCTGTCTTTTTGCTTTGTGTACCGGGCCATAATAAGATGCCCAAAGTTAGCACTGCCAATATCGCGGCAGCAGCACCCAGCCAGGTATAAATACTTCTCCTTTTTGTCTGAACATCCGGTACCAGTTTTGCTTTTAATTTTGAGATAGACTCCGCTTCATCAATATCCTCCAAACGACCTGTACTGGCTGCAAGATCCCATATCTTCTTTACATCCTGAAACTCCTGTTCGTTGGCTGCCGACAACTGTCTTATCCGGGTTACTTCCGCCAACAAAAGAGGATTTTCCGGATCATTTAAATGCGTTAAAATAG from Pedobacter africanus includes:
- a CDS encoding DUF4302 domain-containing protein; its protein translation is MKKIFILGLFALLIMQACKKDQQELIDGKRPEERVAETMEKYSKELVGSPQGWVARIKTNLIEGDYSFYMEFGESSRVKMWADYAPDAAESTYRLKYVMAPSLIFDTYSTLHLLQDPNPDSFDGVYAEGYGSDFEFEIREQVGDTIKLIGKKRLAELVLVKATAADKAFYTSVVTNLNTYTDEHPYLYIPDPNDNTNRIQVSVNADVQTRTISLTSLQSGVVKSESAKFIYDTKTGLKLTSPLAYNGLTIVAVNWDNANSKLYLVTSTGTKIEVLVSGVPIMPLHLVLGTNYVNVIVPKATTYGGWSANFVTRRATAATEVGRFSLGGVPLVLDRIVFVFNGAAKTINLVVLTTYGANTLQLPYPYTYTKTANGIYKFTALPASGNSAALQAALNTLLRDRINVDTFTIDYFADPATGQVLGQFKSIEHPDFTFTGSLQ
- a CDS encoding substrate import-associated zinc metallohydrolase lipoprotein encodes the protein MKKIFLYLMLLLTVAVSCKKEGALNVDITKSNLDTYAKGTLDKWLEDNFLNPYNMEILYRFDRFQASIDKEIAPVKEEKVQPIMEGVQQIFIQPYLDVSSKAFLLPILPKEIALFGTGEYSDNQITLGTADAGRQINLYEVNDYDRNNVISVMGTPERPAAFHTMHHEFAHILHQNVPVPPGYEEISSNYVGSSWVGSGNSAATAKSLGFVTRYARNNKDEDFAEMIATLLVAGQDQFDAYVNTATDPTAITKLRKKEQVVVDYFKAAHGLDFRKLQAKVRTAIETYAPATIVPVPTRLSQGSFKGFTVDKNAASQGSEFVTAYNASIAAASAPAYASPVFPTFELVFTNPAVNRTDMILKFSDGAYAYWYNMTATITTGASGTIKLARAAQGTTAQYSNGTFLQVPMKPLLDYLTTKTFRVNWIESLVPGSRSSLLGFFDTSNSQLGFYGNIQR
- a CDS encoding RagB/SusD family nutrient uptake outer membrane protein, which encodes MKAKRYIYLLAVLMVFSASGCKKFLEKSPDLRTQLNSKEKVAQLLVSAYPKAEYLSFTENASDNAEDKGPRVDYLSVSSEQAWTKAYLWEDFENGGEVAGSTDTYWNETYLAIASANTALQYINAHPEQTDLLPYKGEALLARAYAHFMLVSLYANIYKPGQANSDPGVPFVTDPEVTVSPQYKRGTVAEVYTKIEKDLTEGLPLINNSVYKTAPKYHFSQNSANAFAARFYLFKGDLPKVIEYTNKVLLTPDQAKTMLRPWNSTYAAMIASALETQFTKSSENSNLLLGEANSGWGRHFYIRYGLGRIITNTVLFGPNVSGGNYAYKATPYVEPYWSSNKFDELFFESKIGSGFGQPYVMVPLLTADELIMNRAEAYASSGQSDLALQDINTFLSTRISNYSASAHGVTLAKIAAYYGITDPKAGLIKTILDLKRAEFITEGLRWFDILRHDLTVKHNKLDANGASTTVELKPGDPRRVFQLPIPAQKAGLALNPR
- a CDS encoding SusC/RagA family TonB-linked outer membrane protein, producing MKLTAIIILALTFQAAASGFAQKVSISKRDASLKELFKEIRRQTGYDFIYNNEVIERAGTVNVQVKSKDLSEVLKNVFSLKRLTFSIEDKNIIVKVKDAVAERTINGKIVADEDGQPLPGVSIKVKGSVKSTSTNGNGEFSISVNDGDILVITMIGYTTQEVSTNGKNTVNVRLRQDTKALSEVVVTGYQELNRKLFTGSATKLKAVDAQRSGIQDVSRMLEGQVAGVSVQNVSGTFGAAPKIRIRGASSLNGDNKPLWVIDGIMLEDLVNISNEQLSSGDAATLIGSSVAGLNPDDIESFEILRDAAATAMYGARAMNGVVVVTTKKGRNTEGKPAISYSGNFTTYLKPNYNQFDIMNSADQMQVYLDMENKGWLRHSDVSKAANGGVYRKMYDLMYDYNPATDQFALRNDAPSRLQFLNRYANANTDWFDQLFRNSLMQDHSLSITAGTAKSKFYASTSFLHDNGWTVGDGVKRFTGNMRGNFDITDRLQIEILTQGSIRDQRSPGTVNKEDNEVLGQVDRDFDINPFNYALRASRTLTPYDQNGNREFFTQNYAPFNILQELENNSIQTTLIDLKIQGGLKYKILDGLKYSFTGAYRYVKSDREHSITEYSNAANAYRAYGNSNVIENNKFLYRDPSKPGSLPSIVLPEGGFYNVTSNGLVNYFMRHDIEYDKIFNKDHLFNVLGVVEMRANDRQDRFSNGIGYQFDNGGIPFINSDYYKQAIEANSYPYGMGRGYERFLSYAVKAAYSYKGKYSFNATGRYDGSNLLGESPTARWLPTWNVSGAWNMHEEDFFKKQNILSRATIRATYGLTASTANAKNSSMILRNQTARRKDDVDKETSIYIDGLENSELTWEKTYDTNLGFDLGFLKDRFSLSIDLYRRNGFDLIGLFPTAGIGGEGLKNANYADMKSKGIELTLNAKVINNTQFKWNTNLNFGYHKGEITRLDYDPDIFKLVTPTGGARLGYPQSALFSIVFDGLDHNTGVPTFIDENGNRNSKEVYFQSNNLQYLKYEGQVDPKFTGGFSNKFIYKDFTLSALVTFSAGNKVRLNPNFSDTYSDLTATSKDFLNRWTKPGDELFTNVPSIADKFVVGNFGSTEKPYNAYNYSTVRVADGGFARLKQVMLFYQLPKVWASAIGATNASVGLVGNNVWLIYSDKRLNGQDPEFFGTGGVAMPIPRQYTLSLKVGF
- a CDS encoding FecR family protein translates to MSSEKRKHTLEGSSTFQETILTHLNDPENPLLLAEVTRIRQLSAANEQEFQDVKKIWDLAASTGRLEDIDEAESISKLKAKLVPDVQTKRRSIYTWLGAAAAILAVLTLGILLWPGTQSKKTGLPTASVKKDIAPGGNRAVLKLANGTEIVLDGHATGLLASEGNTKISKTKDGMLIYDASEQSTATAGVADEPRINTLITPSGGQYMLVLPDRSKVWLNAESSISYPSVFTGAERNVTVVGEAYFEVAKDKQHPFTVKAGAAEVRVLGTHFNIMSYASEGQTQISLAEGSVRVDLGNDSRVLSPGQQALIKTGTNRIILRDIDIDEAIDWKNGLFQFDNTPIDQVMRQIRRWYNVDVVYQGVKPDIYFTGMVSRSNNVSKILELIEEAGGVNFEIGDKQIIVKTSKRR